The following coding sequences lie in one Panicum virgatum strain AP13 chromosome 6N, P.virgatum_v5, whole genome shotgun sequence genomic window:
- the LOC120679617 gene encoding serine carboxypeptidase-like 51 translates to MAAAGPSAALVLLLCSVAAVALADAAGTPDGSEEWGYVQVRPKAHMFWWLYHSPQRVDTTPWPTVLWLQGGPGASGVGYGNFMEIGPLDDELKPRATTWLAKADLLFVDNPVGTGFSYVDGGDRSLMARTDAEAARDLTALLCALYRDKPRLRASPLYIVAESYGGKFAVTTALAALRAIDQGRLRANLAGVALGDSWISPLDFVLSWGPLLYQVSRVDEMGLQQCNSVSAKIKDQVEKKQFTDAEASWSELENAESTDHRFTVCLLYPIANLTSSIFMLDLICATKGTMDWVQKLKWGGLNSFINSPRTPIYCSKEGQSGTQAFVKSYKNLKFYWILGAGHMVPIDNPCPALKMLADITRSPAKE, encoded by the exons atGGCGGCCGCGGGGCCTTCCGCCGCGCTGGTCCTGCTCTTGTGCTCCGTCGCCGCGGTGGCCTtggccgacgccgccggcacGCCGGACGGCTCCGAGGAGTGGGGCTACGTCCAAGTCCGACCCA AGGCGCACATGTTCTGGTGGCTCTACCACAGCCCGCAGCGCGTGGACACGACGCCATGGCCGACCGTGCTCTGGCTGCAGGGAGGCCCTGGCGCGTCCGGCGTCGGGTACGGCAACTTCATGGAGATCGGGCCGCTGGACGACGAGCTCAAGCCCCGCGCCACCACCTGGCTCGCCAAGGCCGACCTCCTCTTCGTCGACAACCCCGTCGGCACCGGCTTCAGctacgtcgacggcggcgacagGAGCCTCATGGcgcgcacggacgccgaggcGGCGCGCGACCTCACCGCGCTGCTCTGCGCGCTCTACCGCGACAAACCCCGCCTCCGGGCCAGCCCGCTCTACATCGTCGCCGAGTCCTACGGCGGCAAGTTCGCCGTCACCACGGCGCTGGCCGCGCTCAGGGCCATCGACCAGGGCCGCCTCCGCGCCAACCTCGCCGGGGTCGCCCTCGGAGACAGCTGGATATCGCCCCTCGACTTCGTG TTGTCGTGGGGGCCCTTGCTGTACCAAGTGTCCAGGGTCGACGAGATGGGCCTGCAGCAATGCAACAG TGTGTCAGCCAAGATCAAGGACCAGGTGGAGAAGAAGCAGTTCACGGACGCCGAGGCGTCGTGGTCGGAGCTGGAGAACGCCGAGTCTACGGATCACCGATTCACCGTCTGCTTGTTATACCCGATTGCCAATTTGACTTCTTCTATTTTTATG CTCGATCTCATCTGCGCCACCAAAGGCACCATGGACTGGGTTCAGAAGCTCAA GTGGGGCGGCCTCAACAGCTTCATCAACTCGCCCAGGACGCCCatctactgcagcaaggaagGCCAGTCCGGCACCCAAGCCTTCGTCAAGTCGTACAAGAATCTCAAATTCTACTGGATACTCGGAGCTGGACACATG GTTCCCATCGACAACCCATGCCCTGCACTCAAGATGCTGGCTGACATTACGCGATCTCCTGCCAAGGAGTAG